One Clupea harengus chromosome 3, Ch_v2.0.2, whole genome shotgun sequence DNA window includes the following coding sequences:
- the gtse1 gene encoding G2 and S phase-expressed protein 1, whose amino-acid sequence MAAIGEQDFVSVADEKFDFDISLSPASSKGDEDDDEVFVGLIRHKERCIAHGVESRVKDSVSSGPSLGEEPSWSPLTGDDFEEISKEAQLVVSHLDSSLHGSSKSQESCVEAVFTPATKIFEEDSAAKRRLSPIKRETFCIQDSPLKQLPPAIQQRLMRANRAGATTTAAPGKPRLSTSSPIRQPVVQPKMALRSKAGLAGPRSVLPSRPSVPVATQTPVKMRPAPPDKTKLQPPTRGNLGPRRSMSCRMSTRMGSTEDLLSDSASITSDVSDTSLNNSLTGKRSIPPPFKPALRRPSAVKGQGSVKGPVAQTSRVVDRRRNTSSSNSSVSSINSSITGSPMPKAKLNASLNSSGLSAPAVPTATKTRQSSVTSRAPEPPTVARRSISVQSRKPSESLTRPVRSTPSKKPDPTPVPTPRQTAARRSIAPSSSVQATKAESAVKGTRRLTGLFGATPSKGTNRSEALASPDGPRIIKPKRLMSACSMESLTQKPGHPAGFQTPSGRDKLLPAAKMRRLSALPTPSGRHVSSVPTMTPSGRHISSVPMLTPKSSAKPRLRTESLPVPAKRACFKSPSRVEDVQMEEPQESQEEESLSSDESLGQDKSEPIIFSLEAEAEAPTAPVSVAPEQGIKPEPKLFTPEPLLVNFEPQAVPEVEKTSGQSQLDTTKSQKMNEVLLMDLPAPELAPDEKPLIDLSNTPDIIRTTSMKPCGGQLIDLSSPLIKWSPEDKNENVVKEGQLIDLSF is encoded by the exons ATGGCTGCGATTGGTGAGCAAG ACTTTGTGTCCGTGGCCGATGAGAAGTTTGACTTTGACATTTCACTTTCACCTGCAAG TTCAAAGGGAGATGAGGATGACGATGAAGTCTTTGTTGGTCTAATCCGGCACAAGGAGAGATGCATTGCCCATGGTGTGGAATCGCGAGTGAAGGACAGCGTCAGCAGTGGTCCATCCCTGGGGGAGGAACCCAGTTGGAGTCCTCTAACGGGGGACGACTTTGAGGAGATCAGCAAAGAGGCCCAGCTGGTGGTCAGCCACTTGGACAGCAGCCTGCATGGATCATCCAAGTCCCAGGAGTCTTGTGTCGAGGCGGTTTTCACTCCGGCCACAAAGATATTTGAAGAGGACAGTGCTGCCAAACGGAGGCTCAGCCCCATCAAAAGGGAGACATTCTGTATTCAGGACAGTCCGCTGAAGCAGCTCCCGCCTGCCATTCAGCAGCGTCTAATGAGGGCTAATCGAGCTGgagccaccaccaccgctgctcCCGGGAAACCACGGCTCAGCACTTCTAGCCCAATCAGGCAGCCTGTTGTTCAGCCCAAGATGGCGCTCAGGAGCAAGGCTGGGCTGGCTGGGCCCAGGAGTGTGCTTCCCAGCAGGCCCTCTGTCCCAGTGGCCACACAGACTCCTGTTAAAATGAGGCCTGCACCTCCAGACAAAACCAAACTTCAACCTCCAACCAGA GGTAACTTGGGCCCAAGACGCAGTATGAGCTGCAGAATGTCCACTAGAATGGGCTCCACTGAAGATCTCCTTTCAGACTCCGCTAGTATTACCTCCGATGTCAGTGACACCTCCCTCAACAACAGCCTGACTGGGAAGAGAAGTATCCCTCCCCCCTTCAAG CCTGCCCTCAGAAGACCGTCCGcagtcaagggtcaagggtcagtcAAGGGTCCTGTCGCTCAGACTTCCAGGGTGGTGGACAGAAGGAGAAACACGTCCTCCTCCAATTCCTCAGTGTCCAGCATCAATTCCAGTATTACTGGCTCTCCCATGCCCAAAG CTAAGCTCAATGCATCACTGAACTCCAGTGGCCTCTCTGCCCCAGCTGTCCCCACTGCCACCAAGACCCGCCAGTCATCAGTCACGAGTCGAGCCCCAGAACCGCCCACAGTGGCCCGCAGGTCCATCTCCGTTCAGAGCAGGAAACCCTCGGAATCCCTTACCCGACCGGTCAGGTCAACTCCCAGCAAGAAACCAGACCCTACCCCTGTCCCTACTCCCCGCCAGACAGCAGCTAGGCGGAGCATAGCACCAAGCTCCAGCGTCCAGGCGACCAAAGCGGAGAGCGCTGTCAAAGGCACCCGCAGACTGACCGGACTCTTCGGTGCAACTCCCTCAAAGGGAACGAATCGATCGGAAG CATTGGCATCCCCTGATGGCCCACGGATCATAAAGCCAAAACGGTTAATGTCAGCTTGCAGCATGGAAAG TTTAACACAGAAACCAGGACATCCTGCTGGTTTCCAGACGCCCTCTGGCAGAGATAAGTTATTGCCTGCGGCCAAGATGAGAAGACTGTCTGCCCTGCCGACCCCAAGCGGCCGTCATGTCTCCAGTGTTCCTACGATGACCCCAAGCGGCCGTCACATCTCCAGTGTTCCTATGCTGACCCCCAAGAGTTCTGCGAAGCCCAGACTTCGAACAGAGTCCTTACCAGTCCCCGCCAAGAGGGCCTGTTTTAAGAG TCCATCCCGAGTGGAGGATGTTCAGATGGAGGAGCCTCAGGAGTCCCAGGAAGAAGAGTCTTTGTCCAGCGATGAGTCCCTTGGTCAGGACAAGTCTGAGCCGATTATCTTCTCCCTGGAGGCGGAGGCAGAGGCACCCACTGCCCCTGTATCCGTGGCCCCTGAGCAGGGCATCAAGCCGGAGCCTAAGCTGTTCACCCCGGAGCCGCTCCTGGTGAACTTTGAGCCCCAGGCAGTCCCAGAGGTGGAGAAAACCAGTGGCCAGTCTCAGCTCGACACAACCAAGAGCCAGAAGATGAATGAG GTACTGCTGATGGATCTCCCTGCTCCTGAGCTAGCCCCTGACGAGAAGCCCCTCATTGATCTGTCCAACACCCCAGACATCATCAGAACGACCTCTATGAAGCCCTGCGGAGGACAG TTAATTGACCTCAGCTCACCGCTCATAAAATGGAGTCCCGAGGACAAGAACGAAAATGTTGTGAAGGAGGGTCAGCTTATAGACTTGTCCTTCTAA